A genomic window from Nicotiana sylvestris chromosome 11, ASM39365v2, whole genome shotgun sequence includes:
- the LOC138881723 gene encoding uncharacterized protein, with protein sequence MIKGNDLEGNGIESVLLKKFEETLSKGAMIWYHNLPLNSIDSFAMLADSFVKAHTGAIKIATRKSDAFKIRQRDNEMLREFVSRFQMERMDLPPVTNDWAIQAFTQGLNERSSIASCQLKQNLIEYPSVTWADGHNRYQSKIRVEEDQLGAPSGSVHVNRLAVKAPRDTDMEPMSNRERYQPYATYRRNNGLGRNPSQNDQRNDRGQNSRGLMSKSDFDKHDDPVVSR encoded by the coding sequence ATGataaagggaaatgacttagaagGCAATGGGATTGAGTCTGTTTTGCTGAAAAAATTTGAGGAAACTCTATCAaagggagcaatgatttggtatcacaacttgccactgaattccatcgactcatttgctatgttagcagaTTCTTTTGTGAAGGCACACACCGGGGCCATAAAGATCGCAACAAGAAAATCGGACGCTTTCAAGATAAGACAAAGGGATAACGAAATGCTGAGGGAGTTCGTgtcccgatttcaaatggaacgcaTGGATTTACCACCAGTAACAAATGATTGGGCCATTCAAGCTTTCACTCAGGGGTTAAACGAGCGTAGTTCGATAGCATCATGTcagttgaagcaaaatttgatcgagtatccatctgtaacttgggcagatgggcacaatcgatatcaatcaaagatcagggtcgaggaagACCAGTTAGGAGCCCCTTCGGGTTCAGTTCATGTAAATAGATTGGCAGTTAAAGCCCCGAGGGACACGGACATGGAGCCAATGTCGAACAGGGAACGATATCAACCATATGCCACATATCGAAGGAACAATGGCTTGGGACGCAATCCATCCCAGAACGATCAAAGAAATGATCGAGGACAAAATTCTCGGGGACTTATGAGCAAAAGTGATTTTGATAAGCATGATGATCCCGTGGTTTCTCGATAG